The DNA window CTTGAGCGTCACGCCTAAATCAGCGGCAATTTTGGCGATGGTTTCTTCATAGCCCAGCAAAACAGGGTGTGCAATCCCATCATCCACCAAAATTCGGGCCGCTTGAACGATTTTCTCGTTTTCACCTTCCACAAAGACAATCCGCTTGGGTGAAGTGCGCGCCTTATTGCTGATCAAACGCATCAACTCTCGCGAAACGCCATAGCGACGTTCCAATTCCTGACGGTATTCTTTGAGGTCAATCTGCAGGCGGGCCACCCCACTGCGCATGGCTGCTTCTGCAACGGCTGAAGCCACCCAGACCAAAATCCGGGGGTCAAAGGGCTTGGGAATCAGATACTCAGGGCCAAAGGCGATATTTTCGAGGTTATAGGCCTGACAGACACTGGCAGGAACCTCTTCTTTGGTCAAGGCGGCTAAAGCATGGGCTGCAGCCAGCAACATCTCTTCATTGACCGTGCGGGCCCGCACATCCAAAGCTCCTCTAAAAATATAGGGAAAGCCCAAAACATTGTTGACCTGGTTGGGATAATCTGAACGGCCTGTGGCCATCAAAAGATCTTCACGCACAGCCACCGCATCAGGATAGGTAATTTCAGGATCAGGATTGGCCAAGGCAAAGACAATCGGATGCGCGGCCATACTGGCGACCATGGCCTGAGACATCAGCCCTTTGCCAGAGACGCCAATAAATACATCGGCCCCCTCTAAAGCCTCAGCCAAAGTGCGCAGCGGTGTTTCCTGGGCAAAGGATTCTTTAAAAGCGTTCATGCCTTCTGTCCGCCCCTTATAAATCACCCCCTTGGAATCCACCATCATGATCTTGCCACGATCGGCTCCCAGGCTGATAGCCAGCTTGGCACAGGCCACAGCCGCAGCGCCAGCGCCGCTGAAGACAAAACGGCAGTCTTCAATCTTCTTGCCAGCCAATTCCAGTGCATTGATCAAACCCGCAGCAACAATCACGGCAGTGCCATGTTGATCATCATGAAAGACGGGAATTTGCATGGTTTCACGCAGTTTTTCTTCGATATAAAAGCATTCAGGGGCTTTGATATCTTCAAGATTAATGCCCCCAAAGGTAGGCTCCATAGCCTGTACAGCCGCAATCACCGCGTCAGGATCTTTGGCATTGAGTTCAATATCAAAGACATCAATATCCGCAAAGCGT is part of the bacterium (Candidatus Blackallbacteria) CG13_big_fil_rev_8_21_14_2_50_49_14 genome and encodes:
- a CDS encoding NADP-dependent malic enzyme (NADP-dependent; catalyzes the oxidative decarboxylation of malate to form pyruvate; decarboxylates oxaloacetate) codes for the protein MISKEEALDYHSQGKPGKVAIRSTKPCYTQRDLALAYTPGVAEPCLEIAKNEDDSYTYTSRGNLVAVVTNGTAVLGLGNIGPYAAKPVMEGKGVLFKRFADIDVFDIELNAKDPDAVIAAVQAMEPTFGGINLEDIKAPECFYIEEKLRETMQIPVFHDDQHGTAVIVAAGLINALELAGKKIEDCRFVFSGAGAAAVACAKLAISLGADRGKIMMVDSKGVIYKGRTEGMNAFKESFAQETPLRTLAEALEGADVFIGVSGKGLMSQAMVASMAAHPIVFALANPDPEITYPDAVAVREDLLMATGRSDYPNQVNNVLGFPYIFRGALDVRARTVNEEMLLAAAHALAALTKEEVPASVCQAYNLENIAFGPEYLIPKPFDPRILVWVASAVAEAAMRSGVARLQIDLKEYRQELERRYGVSRELMRLISNKARTSPKRIVFVEGENEKIVQAARILVDDGIAHPVLLGYEETIAKIAADLGVTLKGIEIIAPRLSPRLEHYGQKYYQKRQRKGMILAEAQQWVHNYNYFAAMMVDCGDADGFIAGLTQHYPDTLRPALQCLPLKEDFYKVAGLYVLMFENKLYFLCDATVNIDPSAEELCGIALSAADVARRFDIEPKVAMLSFSNFGSVRNNPQVEKVRKATQLVKEKAPDLVVDGEMQADTAVSATRSRVFPFSGIKGDANILVFPDLQSCNIAYKLLIELGGAESLGPILMGMAKPVHVLQQGASVSEIVNMAALAVVDAQELNA